A genomic segment from Perca flavescens isolate YP-PL-M2 chromosome 13, PFLA_1.0, whole genome shotgun sequence encodes:
- the rb1 gene encoding retinoblastoma-associated protein isoform X1 translates to MPPKKRNSGTTQSKELKSAESVSPDKKESPKLTLSAKKHRDKDAEFVTLCKSLHVTDLVCDRAWTLWKTVQDSMNEIADSEKRVWGACLFVSGADMDVAYFTLTQVLKAVSLNVMQFVDLVRKLDVNLDTISTKVNSALTRLEKKYNVTLALYQRFEKTCKKIFAVVSDDHVSFPRERETMRSCWTMFLLAKGRALQMEDDLVISFQLLLCTLESFIKRCPPDLLQPLYKSAISKVQSPPTRTSRRNQSKAKFRPPEVDLQLLKTLCEENECNAEEVKNVYQTSFSTFLDSLDFSRSSDFPQANDLNQQYEEHYLKSRDIDGRLFFDGDETVLLPKVEISQVERTPKKNLPDEDLLIPPQTPIRAAMTSIQQLRGDLTSSGDQPSTNLATYFKNCTVDPTQAVLKRLETLGQAFSQRFGQAVGPRCVVLGWQRFKLGVRLYYKVMEAMLKSEEKRLSVQNFSKLLNDSTFHTSLLACALEVVMATYGESSFKTGGYNHGGGGGDPVETDVCFPWILDVVNLAAFDFYKVIESFIKAEPTLSKDIVKHLETCENLIMERIAWRTDSPLFELLTQEHEGGAAEQVETPASFSQPLQHNHTAADLYLSPMRPGLRILPPESPATPSSQAASQPPAQPAGQTPRHPKSNSLSLFYKKLYRLAYIRLKILCSYLLSSHPELEPIIWTLFQHTLQHEHELMRDRHLDQLMMSAMYAICKVKSVDLRFKTIVTAYKNMPNTNQETFKHVLITEGHYDSIIVFYNQVFMQKLKTNILQYASTRPPTLSPIPQIPRSPYKFPNSPLRVPGSNNVYISPLKSPRMSPGIMTPRSRMLVSIGESFGLSNRFQKINQMVNSSDRSFKRTLDLGSTPKPLKRLRFDVDGQDEADGSKSGGDSTLIQKLAEMSSTRSRMQEQKMKEDAESRKE, encoded by the exons ATGCCACCTAAAAAGCGCAACTCTGGGACGACACAGAGCAAGGAGCTGAAGAGTGCTGAAAGTGTCTCTCCAGACAAGAAGGAGAGTCCAAAATTAACGTTATCTGCTAAAAA ACACCGAGACAAGGATGCTGAGTTTGTGACCCTGTGTAAGAGCCTTCATGTGACAGACCTGGTGTGTGACCGTGCCTGGACGCTGTGGAAAACTGTTCAAGATTCCATGAATGAAATagct GACAGTGAGAAAAGGGTGTGGGGGgcttgtctgtttgtctctgggGCAGACATGGATGTCGCCTATTTCACCTTAACTCAGGTTCTGAAAGCAGTCAGTCTAAA TGTAATGCAGTTTGTGGATCTGGTGAGGAAGTTAGATGTAAACCTGGATACCATAAGTACAAAGGTGAATTCCGCACTGACACGACTTGAGAAGAAGTATAACGTGACGCTGGCTCTCTACCAGCGGTTTGAGAA aaCATGCAAAAAAATCTTTGCTGTGGTTTCTGATGACCA TGTCTCTTTTCCAAGGGAGAGGGAGACCATGCGGAGCTGCTGGACAATGTTTCTTTTGGCCAAAG GAAGGGCTTTGCAGATGGAGGATGACCTGGTCATATCATTCCAGTTGCTGCTTTGTACACTGGAGTCATTCATCAAGCGCTGCCCTCCAGACCTTCTGCAGCCTCTTTACA aaTCGGCTATCAGCAAAGTTCAGAGCCCTCCAACACGAACATCACGCCGCAACCAGAGCAAAGCCAAATTCCGACCTCCGGAGGTGGATTTGCAGCTTCTCAAAACCTTGTGCGAAGAGAATGAATGCAATGCAGAAGAG GTGAAGAATGTATACCAGACCAGTTTCTCCACTTTCCTGGACTCGCTGGATTTTTCGAGATCTTCAGATTTTCCTCAG GCGAATGACCTCAACCAACAATATGAAGAGCACTACCTCAAGAGTAGAGACATCGATGGACGGCTGTTTTTTGATGGAGATGAGACGGTTCTTCTGCCTAAAGTCGAAAT ATCGCAGGTGGAGAGAACGCCGAAAAAGAACCTGCCAGATGAAGACCTACTCATCCCTCCCCAGACTCCAATCAG aGCTGCCATGACCTCCATCCAGCAGTTGAGGGGTGATCTCACCTCCAGTGGGGATCAGCCATCTACTAACCTGGCTACATATTTCAAA AATTGCACCGTGGACCCAACGCAGGCTGTGCTGAAGCGGTTGGAGACACTCGGACAGGCGTTCAGCCAAAGGTTTGGTCAGGCAGTCGGCCCGCGCTGTGTAGTACTTGGTTGGCAG agaTTTAAACTCGGTGTCAGACTGTATTATAAAGTCATGGAGGCAATGCTGAAATCG GAAGAGAAGCGActgtctgtacaaaatttcaG TAAACTCCTCAATGACTCCACATTCCACACATCACTGCTGGCCTGTGCTTTGGAGGTGGTGATGGCAACATATGGAG AGAGCAGTTTTAAAACTGGGGGATACAAccatggtggtggtggtggtgatccAGTTGAAACGGACGTGTGTTTCCCCTGGATATTGGATGTGGTCAACCTGGCTGCTTTTGACTTCTACAAAGTCATTGAGAGTTTCATCAAGGCCGAGCCCACTCTGAGCAAAGATATCGTCAAACATCTGGAGACCTGCGAGAACCTCATCATGGAGAGGATTGCATGGAGGACG GACTCCCCGCTGTTTGAGCTGCTGACACAGGAGCATGAGGGCGGAGCAGCAGAGCAGGTGGAGACCCCAGCCAGTTTCAGCCAACCACTGCAGCACAACCACACCGCAGCTGACCT ATACCTGTCCCCCATGCGTCCAGGCCTTCGTATCTTGCCTCCCGAGTCCCCGGCCACGCCCAGCTCTCAAGCTGCCTCTCAACCTCCGGCCCAGCCTGCCGGCCAGACTCCACGTCACCCAAAGTCCAACTCTCTCAGCCTCttctataaaaaat TGTACCGCCTAGCCTACATAAGGCTGAAGATACTCTGCTCCTACCTGCTGTCCTCCCACCCTGAACTGGAGCCCATCATATGGACCCTGTTCCAGCACACTCTGCAGCACGAGCACGAGCTGATGAGAGACCGCCACCTCGACCAG CTGATGATGTCAGCCATGTATGCCATATGTAAAGTGAAGAGTGTTGATCTGCGCTTCAAGACGATTGTCACAGCATACAAGAACATGCCCAACACCAACCAGGAG ACCTTTAAGCATGTGTTGATCACTGAGGGCCACTATGACTCCATCATTGTCTTCTACAACCAAGTGTTCATGCAGAAGCTGAAAACCAACATCCTGCAGTATGCGTCTACTAGG CCACCCACCCTCTCTCCAATCCCACAAATACCACGCAGCCCCTACAAGTTCCCCAATTCACCTCTACGAGTGCCTGGGAGCAACAACGTGTATATCTCCCCTCTGAAAAGCCCACGCATGTCCCCGGGTATCATGACCCCTCGCTCCAG AATGCTGGTATCAATCGGGGAATCTTTCGGG CTATCCAATCGGTTCCAGAAGATCAACCAGATGGTCAACAGCAGCGATCGGTCCTTTAAGAGGACTCTGGATCTTGGCTCCACTCCAAAGCCTCTGAAGAGGTTACGGTTCGATGTGGACGGGCAAGATGAAGCCGATGGCAG CAAATCTGGAGGAGATTCTACACTGATACAAAAGCTTGCAGAGATGA GTTCCACTCGGAGTCGCATGCAGGAGCAGAAGATGAAAGAAGACGCAGAATCAAGGAAGGAGTAA
- the rb1 gene encoding retinoblastoma-associated protein isoform X2, producing the protein MPPKKRNSGTTQSKELKSAESVSPDKKESPKLTLSAKKHRDKDAEFVTLCKSLHVTDLVCDRAWTLWKTVQDSMNEIADSEKRVWGACLFVSGADMDVAYFTLTQVLKAVSLNVMQFVDLVRKLDVNLDTISTKVNSALTRLEKKYNVTLALYQRFEKTCKKIFAVVSDDQERETMRSCWTMFLLAKGRALQMEDDLVISFQLLLCTLESFIKRCPPDLLQPLYKSAISKVQSPPTRTSRRNQSKAKFRPPEVDLQLLKTLCEENECNAEEVKNVYQTSFSTFLDSLDFSRSSDFPQANDLNQQYEEHYLKSRDIDGRLFFDGDETVLLPKVEISQVERTPKKNLPDEDLLIPPQTPIRAAMTSIQQLRGDLTSSGDQPSTNLATYFKNCTVDPTQAVLKRLETLGQAFSQRFGQAVGPRCVVLGWQRFKLGVRLYYKVMEAMLKSEEKRLSVQNFSKLLNDSTFHTSLLACALEVVMATYGESSFKTGGYNHGGGGGDPVETDVCFPWILDVVNLAAFDFYKVIESFIKAEPTLSKDIVKHLETCENLIMERIAWRTDSPLFELLTQEHEGGAAEQVETPASFSQPLQHNHTAADLYLSPMRPGLRILPPESPATPSSQAASQPPAQPAGQTPRHPKSNSLSLFYKKLYRLAYIRLKILCSYLLSSHPELEPIIWTLFQHTLQHEHELMRDRHLDQLMMSAMYAICKVKSVDLRFKTIVTAYKNMPNTNQETFKHVLITEGHYDSIIVFYNQVFMQKLKTNILQYASTRPPTLSPIPQIPRSPYKFPNSPLRVPGSNNVYISPLKSPRMSPGIMTPRSRMLVSIGESFGLSNRFQKINQMVNSSDRSFKRTLDLGSTPKPLKRLRFDVDGQDEADGSKSGGDSTLIQKLAEMSSTRSRMQEQKMKEDAESRKE; encoded by the exons ATGCCACCTAAAAAGCGCAACTCTGGGACGACACAGAGCAAGGAGCTGAAGAGTGCTGAAAGTGTCTCTCCAGACAAGAAGGAGAGTCCAAAATTAACGTTATCTGCTAAAAA ACACCGAGACAAGGATGCTGAGTTTGTGACCCTGTGTAAGAGCCTTCATGTGACAGACCTGGTGTGTGACCGTGCCTGGACGCTGTGGAAAACTGTTCAAGATTCCATGAATGAAATagct GACAGTGAGAAAAGGGTGTGGGGGgcttgtctgtttgtctctgggGCAGACATGGATGTCGCCTATTTCACCTTAACTCAGGTTCTGAAAGCAGTCAGTCTAAA TGTAATGCAGTTTGTGGATCTGGTGAGGAAGTTAGATGTAAACCTGGATACCATAAGTACAAAGGTGAATTCCGCACTGACACGACTTGAGAAGAAGTATAACGTGACGCTGGCTCTCTACCAGCGGTTTGAGAA aaCATGCAAAAAAATCTTTGCTGTGGTTTCTGATGACCA GGAGAGGGAGACCATGCGGAGCTGCTGGACAATGTTTCTTTTGGCCAAAG GAAGGGCTTTGCAGATGGAGGATGACCTGGTCATATCATTCCAGTTGCTGCTTTGTACACTGGAGTCATTCATCAAGCGCTGCCCTCCAGACCTTCTGCAGCCTCTTTACA aaTCGGCTATCAGCAAAGTTCAGAGCCCTCCAACACGAACATCACGCCGCAACCAGAGCAAAGCCAAATTCCGACCTCCGGAGGTGGATTTGCAGCTTCTCAAAACCTTGTGCGAAGAGAATGAATGCAATGCAGAAGAG GTGAAGAATGTATACCAGACCAGTTTCTCCACTTTCCTGGACTCGCTGGATTTTTCGAGATCTTCAGATTTTCCTCAG GCGAATGACCTCAACCAACAATATGAAGAGCACTACCTCAAGAGTAGAGACATCGATGGACGGCTGTTTTTTGATGGAGATGAGACGGTTCTTCTGCCTAAAGTCGAAAT ATCGCAGGTGGAGAGAACGCCGAAAAAGAACCTGCCAGATGAAGACCTACTCATCCCTCCCCAGACTCCAATCAG aGCTGCCATGACCTCCATCCAGCAGTTGAGGGGTGATCTCACCTCCAGTGGGGATCAGCCATCTACTAACCTGGCTACATATTTCAAA AATTGCACCGTGGACCCAACGCAGGCTGTGCTGAAGCGGTTGGAGACACTCGGACAGGCGTTCAGCCAAAGGTTTGGTCAGGCAGTCGGCCCGCGCTGTGTAGTACTTGGTTGGCAG agaTTTAAACTCGGTGTCAGACTGTATTATAAAGTCATGGAGGCAATGCTGAAATCG GAAGAGAAGCGActgtctgtacaaaatttcaG TAAACTCCTCAATGACTCCACATTCCACACATCACTGCTGGCCTGTGCTTTGGAGGTGGTGATGGCAACATATGGAG AGAGCAGTTTTAAAACTGGGGGATACAAccatggtggtggtggtggtgatccAGTTGAAACGGACGTGTGTTTCCCCTGGATATTGGATGTGGTCAACCTGGCTGCTTTTGACTTCTACAAAGTCATTGAGAGTTTCATCAAGGCCGAGCCCACTCTGAGCAAAGATATCGTCAAACATCTGGAGACCTGCGAGAACCTCATCATGGAGAGGATTGCATGGAGGACG GACTCCCCGCTGTTTGAGCTGCTGACACAGGAGCATGAGGGCGGAGCAGCAGAGCAGGTGGAGACCCCAGCCAGTTTCAGCCAACCACTGCAGCACAACCACACCGCAGCTGACCT ATACCTGTCCCCCATGCGTCCAGGCCTTCGTATCTTGCCTCCCGAGTCCCCGGCCACGCCCAGCTCTCAAGCTGCCTCTCAACCTCCGGCCCAGCCTGCCGGCCAGACTCCACGTCACCCAAAGTCCAACTCTCTCAGCCTCttctataaaaaat TGTACCGCCTAGCCTACATAAGGCTGAAGATACTCTGCTCCTACCTGCTGTCCTCCCACCCTGAACTGGAGCCCATCATATGGACCCTGTTCCAGCACACTCTGCAGCACGAGCACGAGCTGATGAGAGACCGCCACCTCGACCAG CTGATGATGTCAGCCATGTATGCCATATGTAAAGTGAAGAGTGTTGATCTGCGCTTCAAGACGATTGTCACAGCATACAAGAACATGCCCAACACCAACCAGGAG ACCTTTAAGCATGTGTTGATCACTGAGGGCCACTATGACTCCATCATTGTCTTCTACAACCAAGTGTTCATGCAGAAGCTGAAAACCAACATCCTGCAGTATGCGTCTACTAGG CCACCCACCCTCTCTCCAATCCCACAAATACCACGCAGCCCCTACAAGTTCCCCAATTCACCTCTACGAGTGCCTGGGAGCAACAACGTGTATATCTCCCCTCTGAAAAGCCCACGCATGTCCCCGGGTATCATGACCCCTCGCTCCAG AATGCTGGTATCAATCGGGGAATCTTTCGGG CTATCCAATCGGTTCCAGAAGATCAACCAGATGGTCAACAGCAGCGATCGGTCCTTTAAGAGGACTCTGGATCTTGGCTCCACTCCAAAGCCTCTGAAGAGGTTACGGTTCGATGTGGACGGGCAAGATGAAGCCGATGGCAG CAAATCTGGAGGAGATTCTACACTGATACAAAAGCTTGCAGAGATGA GTTCCACTCGGAGTCGCATGCAGGAGCAGAAGATGAAAGAAGACGCAGAATCAAGGAAGGAGTAA
- the LOC114567129 gene encoding lysophosphatidic acid receptor 6 codes for MLQTYQPGLKMNDSSTQDYYITQNDTNCNKSDNFKYPLYSWVFSLVFLFGLVFNMVALYIFGCTLKLRNETTTYMINLIVSDSLFVLTLPFRIVYFIKREWVFGSVLCKISVALFYTNMYSSILFLTCISVDRFLAIVYPFRSQTIRTKRNAKLACCAVWVMVLSGSIPTGFLLDTTSPINAKSTSNFCFENYSNKQWKAELSKVVVFIETVGFIIPLMLNVFCSIMVLRTLRKPQNISHGGNLNKAKILRMITVHLLIFCFCFIPYNVNLIFYALVRSNIIKGCTAEYVVRTIYPISLCIAVTNCCFDPVIYYFTSETIKSSMKRKTRVWHYGAKLFDRLQMDSTQSSPNTTRKSLTLRTQKVFDSESTI; via the coding sequence ATGTTACAAACTTATCAACCTGGTTTAAAAATGAACGACAGCAGCACACAAGACTATTACATCACTCAAAATGACACAAATTGCAACAAGAGTGACAATTTCAAGTACCCTTTGTATAGCTGGGTTTTCAGCCTGGTGTTTTTATTTGGACTTGTCTTCAACATGGTGGCTCTATACATTTTTGGCTGTACACTGAAGCTGCGGAATGAGACCACGACATACATGATAAACCTTATAGTTTCAGACTCTCTCTTTGTCCTGACACTGCCTTTTCGGATTGTTTACTTTATTAAACGTGAATGGGTATTTGGAAGTGTGCTCTGCAAGATCTCTGTGGCCCTGTTCTACACCAACATGTACAGCAGCATCCTCTTCCTCACCTGTATCAGTGTTGACCGTTTCCTTGCCATTGTGTACCCATTCCGGTCCCAAACGATTCGTACTAAGAGAAATGCCAAACTGGCCTGCTGTGCAGTGTGGGTGATGGTTCTTTCTGGAAGTATACCCACTGGGTTCCTTTTGGACACCACCTCACCTATAAATGCAAAATCCACCTCAAACTTCTGCTTTGAAAACTACTCCAACAAACAGTGGAAGGCTGAACTGTCCAAGGTGGTGGTGTTTATTGAGACTGTGGGCTTCATCATCCCATTGATGCTCAATGTCTTCTGCTCCATCATGGTGCTACGGACACTGAGGAAACCCCAAAACATCAGCCACGGAGGGAACCTCAACAAGGCAAAAATCTTGAGGATGATCACAGTGCATCTGCTCATCTTCTGCTTCTGTTTCATCCCCTACAATGTTAATCTCATCTTCTATGCCCTGGTCCGCTCCAATATCATAAAGGGGTGTACAGCGGAATACGTGGTCAGAACCATCTACCCCATTAGTCTGTGCATAGCAGTGACCAACTGCTGTTTTGATCCAGTCATATACTATTTCACTTCAGAGACCATTAAGAGCTCCATGAAACGCAAGACCAGAGTATGGCACTACGGTGCCAAGCTGTTCGACAGACTACAGATGGACAGCACACAAAGCAGTCCAAATACAACACGCAAAAGCCTGACCCTGCGGACTCAAAAAGTGTTTGACAGTGAGTCTACAATCTAA